The following are from one region of the Stanieria cyanosphaera PCC 7437 genome:
- the purL gene encoding phosphoribosylformylglycinamidine synthase subunit PurL: MSEISSTPFSPEEIAAEGIKPEEYQEIVNRLGRHPNQAELGMFGVMWSEHCCYKNSRPLLKQFPTEGKRILVGPGENAGVVDLGNGLRLAFKIESHNHPSAVEPFQGAATGVGGILRDIFTMGARPIAILNSLRFGNLEDARTRRIFQGVVEGISHYGNCVGVPTVGGEVYFDPAYTGNPLVNAMALGLMETDEIVKAGASGIGNPVLYVGSTTGRDGMGGASFASAELTDESMDDRPAVQVGDPFLEKSLIEACLEAFKTGAVVAAQDMGAAGITCSTSEMAAKGGVGIELDLDKIPVRETGMIPYEYLLSESQERMLFVAAKGREQELIDIFHRWGLQAVVAGEVIPESIVRILFQGEIAAEIPATALADNTPIYQRELLKEPPEYAQKAWQWSSDSLPGCDYEGLFVDGVYKTWNEILLQLLDSPTIASKHWIYRQYDHQVQNNTILLPGGADAAVIRVRPINAKPSDCNIGVAATTDCNPRYVYLNPYEGAKAAVAEAARNLSCVGAEPLAITDNLNFGSPEKPIGYWQLAEACRGLADACRELSTPVTGGNVSLYNETVDSKGNPQPIYPTPVIGMVGLISDLTKICGQSWQNEGDIIYLLGSPSLSLSPSPLGGSEYLAVIHNTVAGQPPVVDFELEKQVQETCRHGIRQGWINSAHDCAEGGLAVALAECCVSNKFGAKITLDNDQTLRLDEILFGEAASRIIVSVNPNVISSWEAYLQTNLGDKWQKIGIITEKESSLEIAIKNNLSLINVKINNVIDAWHQAIERRLQG, from the coding sequence ATGTCTGAAATATCCTCTACTCCTTTTTCCCCTGAAGAAATTGCTGCTGAAGGTATCAAACCAGAAGAATACCAGGAAATTGTCAATCGATTAGGTCGTCATCCCAATCAAGCTGAGTTAGGAATGTTTGGTGTAATGTGGTCAGAACACTGTTGCTATAAAAACTCTCGACCGCTATTAAAACAGTTTCCCACAGAAGGTAAACGTATCTTAGTTGGCCCAGGAGAAAATGCGGGTGTAGTAGACTTGGGTAATGGTTTAAGACTTGCTTTTAAGATCGAATCTCATAATCATCCATCTGCCGTCGAACCATTTCAGGGTGCAGCTACAGGAGTAGGGGGTATTCTTCGTGATATCTTTACTATGGGTGCGCGTCCGATCGCAATTCTCAATTCTCTTCGCTTTGGTAATTTGGAGGATGCCAGAACCAGACGCATATTTCAAGGTGTAGTTGAAGGTATTTCTCACTATGGTAATTGCGTAGGCGTACCCACCGTCGGTGGTGAAGTTTATTTCGATCCCGCCTATACTGGCAATCCTTTAGTCAATGCGATGGCACTAGGATTGATGGAAACAGATGAGATTGTTAAAGCTGGTGCATCAGGTATTGGTAATCCAGTACTATACGTGGGTTCTACTACAGGTAGAGATGGGATGGGAGGTGCTAGTTTTGCTAGTGCCGAATTAACCGATGAATCTATGGATGACCGCCCTGCGGTACAAGTGGGCGATCCTTTCCTAGAAAAATCTCTGATTGAAGCTTGTTTGGAAGCCTTTAAAACTGGTGCAGTAGTAGCAGCCCAAGATATGGGGGCAGCAGGAATTACCTGTTCGACTTCGGAAATGGCAGCTAAAGGTGGAGTAGGGATTGAATTAGATTTGGATAAAATTCCTGTACGGGAGACAGGGATGATTCCTTATGAATATTTACTATCTGAATCCCAAGAAAGGATGTTATTTGTTGCTGCAAAAGGAAGAGAACAGGAATTAATTGATATTTTCCATCGTTGGGGACTCCAAGCAGTAGTTGCAGGGGAAGTAATCCCAGAATCTATCGTCAGAATTTTATTTCAAGGAGAAATTGCAGCCGAAATTCCTGCTACAGCTTTAGCAGACAATACCCCGATTTATCAGCGAGAATTATTAAAAGAACCTCCTGAATATGCTCAAAAAGCTTGGCAATGGAGTTCAGATTCTTTACCAGGCTGTGATTATGAAGGGCTATTTGTCGATGGAGTATATAAAACTTGGAACGAAATTTTATTACAGTTATTAGATAGTCCTACCATTGCTTCCAAACATTGGATTTATCGACAATACGATCATCAAGTACAAAATAATACTATCCTGTTACCCGGTGGTGCAGACGCAGCCGTAATTCGAGTCCGACCAATTAATGCTAAACCTAGTGATTGTAATATTGGTGTGGCTGCTACAACCGATTGTAATCCCCGTTATGTCTATCTCAATCCTTACGAAGGCGCAAAAGCTGCCGTGGCTGAAGCTGCCCGTAATTTAAGTTGTGTTGGGGCTGAACCTTTAGCCATTACCGATAATCTTAACTTTGGTAGTCCTGAAAAACCGATTGGATATTGGCAACTAGCAGAAGCTTGTCGTGGTTTGGCTGATGCTTGTCGAGAATTATCGACTCCTGTTACTGGTGGTAATGTTTCTCTCTATAACGAAACGGTAGATTCTAAGGGCAATCCCCAACCTATTTATCCTACCCCTGTAATCGGAATGGTGGGTTTAATATCTGATCTAACCAAAATCTGTGGACAATCTTGGCAAAATGAGGGAGATATTATCTATTTATTAGGTTCTCCCTCTCTCTCCCTCTCCCCCTCTCCCCTAGGTGGTTCAGAATACTTAGCTGTCATTCACAACACCGTTGCAGGGCAACCTCCTGTAGTCGATTTTGAATTAGAAAAGCAAGTACAGGAAACTTGCCGTCACGGAATTCGTCAAGGCTGGATTAACTCTGCCCATGACTGTGCCGAAGGAGGGTTAGCTGTGGCTTTGGCAGAATGTTGTGTTAGCAATAAATTTGGCGCAAAAATTACTTTAGACAATGACCAAACTTTAAGACTCGATGAAATTTTATTTGGCGAAGCTGCTAGCAGAATTATTGTTTCTGTCAATCCTAATGTGATTTCAAGTTGGGAAGCTTATCTGCAAACAAATCTAGGTGATAAGTGGCAGAAAATCGGTATTATTACAGAAAAAGAATCGTCTCTGGAGATTGCGATTAAGAATAATTTATCATTAATTAATGTTAAGATTAATAACGTAATTGATGCTTGGCATCAGGCAATCGAACGCAGGCTACAAGGCTAA
- a CDS encoding BrnT family toxin, which yields MRYQFDWNPQKEQQNIRKHGISFRQAATIFRDPNQLSIYDQAHSKYEDRWITIGLDNTGVLRVVVHTFEEIDKFSCKIRIISARKATNNEARQYQKDH from the coding sequence TTGCGTTATCAATTTGACTGGAATCCTCAAAAAGAACAACAAAATATTCGCAAACATGGCATCAGCTTTCGTCAAGCAGCAACTATTTTTCGCGATCCAAACCAATTATCTATTTACGATCAAGCTCATAGCAAATATGAAGACCGTTGGATTACTATAGGATTAGACAATACTGGTGTTTTGCGAGTTGTCGTCCATACCTTCGAGGAAATCGATAAGTTTTCTTGTAAAATTCGGATAATTTCAGCGCGGAAAGCTACCAATAACGAAGCTAGACAATATCAAAAGGATCACTAA
- a CDS encoding Uma2 family endonuclease, giving the protein MVTQIEPPKYTIEEYLILEEKAEYKSEYRDGEIIPMAGGTTNHNKIAGNIYVNFRVAFKENNYEIFIGDVRLWIPHYNIYTYPDIMIIEGKAVYEGKGTTTVINPLIIIEVLSSSTSSYDKGKKFRYYRSLPSFKEYILIDQYSFFVEQFSKTEDNKWLLTEYENEADMLAFTSLNFEISLQDIYERVDFNEE; this is encoded by the coding sequence ATGGTAACCCAAATCGAACCCCCAAAATACACTATAGAAGAGTATTTAATTTTAGAAGAAAAGGCTGAATATAAAAGCGAATATCGGGATGGGGAAATTATACCGATGGCAGGTGGCACAACTAATCATAATAAAATTGCTGGTAATATATACGTTAACTTTAGAGTTGCTTTTAAAGAAAATAATTATGAAATATTTATCGGTGATGTTCGTTTATGGATACCTCACTACAATATCTATACTTATCCCGATATCATGATTATTGAAGGTAAAGCAGTTTATGAAGGAAAAGGAACAACAACTGTCATTAATCCTTTGATCATTATTGAAGTCTTATCTTCATCTACCAGCAGTTACGACAAAGGAAAAAAATTTCGTTATTATCGATCGCTGCCTTCTTTTAAAGAATATATTTTAATCGATCAATATAGTTTTTTTGTCGAACAGTTTTCTAAAACTGAAGATAATAAATGGTTGTTGACTGAATATGAAAATGAAGCTGATATGTTAGCTTTTACATCTTTAAATTTTGAAATTTCGCTTCAAGATATTTATGAAAGAGTTGATTTTAATGAAGAATAA
- the lpxD gene encoding UDP-3-O-(3-hydroxymyristoyl)glucosamine N-acyltransferase produces the protein MEFKEIIAQLGDIAALNSFNCNQNLNPEISSLAAIDLATTGNLSYIEGARFASMVEKTEASALILPNDETLQAKATQRGIAWIATKEPRLAFAKAIALFYQPYQPNPGIHPTAMIAPSAVIGKNVSIGAYAVVQKEVKISDRAIIHPHVVLYPEVEIGENTTLHANCTIQERTKIGANCVIHSGAVIGGEGFGFVPTPEGWFKMEQSGYVVLEDGVEIGCNSTVDRPAVGETRIGRNTKLDNMVHIGHGCKIGSNCVMAGQVALAGGVTVGDRVMLGGQVGITNHVHIGDGVIATAQSGITNSVPPGEMVSGTPHVSNRLYRKASVIYRKLPEIYETFKQVKQYLAEK, from the coding sequence ATGGAATTTAAAGAAATTATCGCTCAACTCGGTGACATAGCAGCCTTGAATAGTTTTAATTGTAACCAGAATCTCAATCCCGAAATTAGTTCATTAGCTGCGATAGATTTGGCAACCACTGGTAATCTTAGTTATATCGAAGGGGCAAGATTTGCCAGTATGGTTGAGAAAACCGAAGCTAGTGCCTTAATTTTACCTAATGATGAAACTTTACAAGCGAAAGCGACTCAAAGAGGTATTGCTTGGATTGCGACTAAAGAACCTAGATTAGCTTTTGCTAAAGCGATCGCTTTATTTTATCAACCCTATCAACCTAATCCTGGTATTCATCCTACTGCAATGATTGCGCCTAGTGCAGTAATTGGTAAAAATGTTTCGATTGGTGCTTATGCCGTAGTGCAAAAAGAAGTTAAAATTAGCGATCGTGCTATTATCCATCCTCATGTAGTACTTTATCCCGAAGTAGAAATCGGCGAAAATACCACCCTACACGCTAATTGTACCATTCAAGAACGAACTAAAATCGGAGCCAATTGCGTGATTCATAGTGGTGCAGTCATTGGAGGTGAAGGTTTTGGTTTTGTGCCTACTCCTGAAGGATGGTTCAAAATGGAACAATCTGGTTATGTTGTCCTCGAAGATGGAGTAGAAATTGGTTGTAATAGCACTGTAGATCGTCCTGCGGTCGGAGAAACCAGAATCGGACGCAATACTAAACTAGATAATATGGTACATATCGGTCATGGCTGTAAAATTGGCTCAAACTGTGTCATGGCGGGACAAGTAGCCTTAGCTGGAGGTGTTACAGTAGGCGATCGCGTTATGCTCGGAGGACAAGTAGGTATAACTAATCACGTTCACATCGGTGATGGTGTCATTGCTACCGCCCAAAGCGGAATTACTAATAGTGTACCGCCAGGAGAAATGGTTTCTGGAACTCCTCATGTCTCTAATCGTTTATATCGCAAAGCTTCGGTTATTTATCGGAAATTACCAGAGATTTATGAAACTTTTAAGCAAGTTAAACAATATTTAGCAGAAAAATAG
- a CDS encoding class I SAM-dependent methyltransferase, with amino-acid sequence MGFYSNFIFPWCLDWSMSSPIISKYRKEILGDVSGEVLEIGFGTGLNLAYYPENVQKITTVDPNLGVNKLAQKRINNSEISVDNLALSGENLPMEDRSFDSVVSTWTLCSIADIDRAISEIYRVLKPGGKFFFIEHGLSDETPIQVWQNRLNPIQNIIGDGCNLNRNIEAIIAKKFDNLRVKQFYEPKYPKVLGYMYQGVAIK; translated from the coding sequence ATGGGCTTTTATTCTAATTTTATTTTTCCTTGGTGTCTTGACTGGTCGATGTCTAGTCCGATTATTAGTAAGTATCGAAAAGAAATTTTAGGTGATGTATCGGGCGAGGTATTAGAAATAGGCTTTGGGACAGGATTAAATTTAGCTTATTATCCAGAAAACGTTCAAAAAATCACTACTGTAGATCCTAATCTAGGCGTTAATAAATTGGCTCAAAAAAGAATTAATAATTCTGAAATATCGGTAGATAATTTGGCTTTAAGTGGCGAAAATTTACCGATGGAAGATCGAAGTTTTGATAGTGTAGTTAGTACTTGGACGTTGTGTAGTATTGCTGATATTGATCGCGCTATTTCCGAAATTTATCGGGTTTTAAAACCAGGAGGCAAATTCTTTTTTATCGAACATGGTTTAAGTGATGAAACTCCAATTCAAGTTTGGCAAAATCGTTTAAACCCAATTCAAAATATAATTGGTGATGGTTGTAATCTCAATCGGAATATCGAAGCAATTATTGCAAAAAAATTTGATAATCTAAGAGTTAAACAATTTTACGAACCAAAATACCCTAAAGTACTAGGTTATATGTATCAAGGAGTAGCAATTAAGTAA
- the ttcA gene encoding tRNA 2-thiocytidine(32) synthetase TtcA, producing MEAIKERTSKNFKKLKARLRGLVGKAICDYDMIEDGDRVMVCLSGGKDSYTMLDLLMSLQRKALVEFELLAVNLDQKQPGFPPHILPKYLQSLGVPYRIVEEDTYSIVQRVIPEGKTMCSLCSRLRRGILYRVASEEGATKIALGHHREDIVETLFLNMFHGGTLKAMPPKLLTDDQKHIVIRPLAYCPEKEIQRYANARDFPIIPCNLCGSQENLQRVQIKQMLQSWERENPGRIESLFRSIQNVAPSQLADTELFDFTNLKTDSSNL from the coding sequence ATGGAAGCAATTAAAGAACGTACCTCAAAAAATTTCAAAAAACTCAAAGCACGTCTGCGAGGATTAGTAGGAAAAGCTATCTGTGACTATGATATGATCGAAGATGGCGATCGCGTTATGGTTTGTTTGTCTGGTGGCAAAGATTCCTATACTATGTTAGATCTACTGATGAGTCTTCAGCGTAAAGCGTTAGTTGAGTTTGAGCTTTTAGCAGTCAATCTCGATCAAAAACAACCTGGTTTCCCTCCCCATATTTTGCCAAAATACTTACAATCTTTAGGTGTTCCTTATCGGATTGTTGAAGAAGATACCTATAGTATTGTGCAGCGAGTCATTCCCGAAGGTAAAACAATGTGTAGTTTATGTTCTCGTTTACGAAGAGGAATTCTTTATCGAGTAGCGAGTGAAGAAGGTGCAACCAAGATTGCTTTAGGACATCATCGGGAAGACATTGTCGAAACTTTATTTCTAAATATGTTTCATGGTGGAACACTCAAAGCTATGCCACCTAAACTTTTAACTGACGATCAAAAACATATCGTAATTCGTCCTTTGGCTTATTGTCCAGAAAAAGAGATTCAGCGTTATGCTAATGCTAGGGATTTTCCGATTATCCCTTGTAATTTGTGTGGTTCACAAGAAAATCTTCAACGCGTACAAATTAAACAGATGTTACAAAGTTGGGAAAGAGAAAACCCAGGTAGAATTGAGAGTCTGTTTCGCAGTATTCAAAATGTCGCGCCTTCTCAATTAGCAGATACGGAATTATTTGATTTTACTAATCTTAAGACTGATTCGTCTAATTTATAA
- a CDS encoding homocysteine S-methyltransferase family protein: MGKYHQNLPQLSNHLFLTDGGIETTLIFHEGLNLPYFAAFDLLNNALGYEALHKYFRTYAQLAQKYQVGFILESATWRASQDWGNKLGYSTAAIAALNRHAIALLEEIRDEYENDNTPMVISGCIGPRGDGYNPAELMNEAEAENYHSAQIKTFVESQVDLVTAMTMTYVEEAIGITKAAVNADIPVVISFTVETDGFLPTGQSLKDAIEQVDRATKNAPLYYMINCAHPTHFVNVFTNSEAWLERIRGLRANASIKSHAELDEAEELDDGNPIELAVQYRQLKSKLPNLNVLGGCCGTDIRHVEEICKASLPLFLTNTTSYPSGYQVA; this comes from the coding sequence ATGGGAAAATATCACCAGAATTTACCTCAACTTTCTAATCATTTGTTTCTTACTGACGGTGGAATTGAAACAACTCTGATTTTTCACGAAGGATTAAATTTACCTTACTTTGCAGCATTTGATTTATTAAATAACGCTTTAGGATACGAAGCACTGCACAAATACTTTCGTACCTATGCTCAACTTGCCCAAAAATATCAGGTAGGTTTTATTCTAGAAAGTGCAACCTGGCGAGCTAGTCAGGATTGGGGAAACAAATTGGGATATTCAACCGCAGCAATTGCTGCTCTCAATCGCCATGCGATCGCATTACTTGAGGAGATTCGCGACGAATATGAAAACGATAACACACCGATGGTTATTAGTGGTTGCATTGGACCTAGGGGAGATGGTTATAATCCTGCTGAATTGATGAACGAAGCTGAAGCAGAAAACTATCATTCAGCGCAGATTAAAACATTTGTCGAAAGTCAAGTAGATTTGGTTACAGCTATGACTATGACTTATGTAGAAGAAGCAATTGGTATTACGAAAGCTGCGGTAAATGCAGACATACCAGTGGTGATCTCTTTTACTGTGGAAACTGATGGTTTTTTGCCTACGGGACAATCATTGAAGGATGCAATTGAACAAGTAGATCGTGCTACAAAAAATGCACCTCTTTACTACATGATTAATTGCGCTCATCCTACCCATTTTGTTAATGTCTTCACTAATAGCGAAGCTTGGTTAGAGAGAATTCGGGGACTTAGAGCAAACGCTTCGATTAAAAGTCATGCTGAACTTGATGAAGCGGAAGAATTAGATGATGGCAACCCGATAGAACTTGCTGTTCAATATCGACAATTGAAAAGCAAACTACCAAATTTAAATGTGCTTGGTGGTTGCTGTGGTACTGATATTCGGCACGTAGAAGAGATTTGCAAAGCTTCTCTACCTCTATTTTTGACTAATACAACCTCTTATCCTTCAGGTTATCAAGTTGCTTAA
- a CDS encoding DUF29 domain-containing protein — translation MINYNQDYAAWLEMTAILLKQKMFASIDWDNLIEEIEDLGKSQKRAVESLLVRLLEHLLKLQYWQEEKDRCGNHWKSEIVNFRYQILKRLKESPSLKKHLEGYFEEAKIVASQSVSQLTDLPDNIDLKLEDVLKE, via the coding sequence ATGATTAATTACAATCAAGATTACGCTGCTTGGCTGGAAATGACAGCGATTTTATTAAAACAAAAAATGTTCGCTTCTATAGATTGGGATAACTTAATTGAAGAGATTGAGGATCTGGGTAAAAGTCAAAAACGAGCAGTTGAAAGTTTGCTTGTGAGACTTTTAGAACATTTATTAAAACTTCAATATTGGCAAGAAGAAAAAGATAGATGCGGAAATCATTGGAAAAGTGAAATTGTGAATTTTCGCTATCAAATTTTAAAAAGATTAAAAGAATCTCCTAGTTTAAAAAAACATTTAGAAGGATATTTTGAAGAAGCAAAAATTGTTGCATCACAATCAGTTTCTCAACTAACAGATTTGCCCGATAATATTGATTTAAAACTAGAGGATGTGCTGAAAGAATAA
- the hppD gene encoding 4-hydroxyphenylpyruvate dioxygenase, translating to MQIDHVHFSVKDAVQTSNWFIRNLGFQEITTSTNDHTYTKAIANKSVFLVFSSPLKDSSPVAHYLNSYSPGVSDIAFQVNNLETTISQALSVGCKILEPLQQCQLPQGNLKWAKITGWNSLEHTLIENAISSSLNHQDIQSLFCYLLPNNQNSQVTTSAHPHSIINSNKSIIAIDHVVLNVPVGKLRQATSWYKTIFGFQIQQTFNIKTKRSGLYSQALVDPSGKVQLNLNEPTSTDSQIQEFLDHHRGAGIQHIALRSHNIIETVAQMRFGDVSFLPIPQTYYTQLQQRFQNDGTLPLTTQEWEKIKNEQILIDWNQTEPNSLLMQIFTEPIFEKPTFFLELIERRKQAKGFGEGNFQALFEAVEREQLKKEMRGWKDVEHGRLKKIVANS from the coding sequence ATGCAAATAGACCATGTACATTTCTCCGTTAAAGACGCAGTACAAACAAGCAACTGGTTTATTCGTAACCTAGGATTTCAGGAAATTACCACAAGTACTAATGATCATACTTACACTAAAGCGATCGCTAATAAATCAGTTTTTTTAGTCTTTTCTTCACCTCTCAAAGATTCTAGTCCCGTCGCTCATTATTTAAATTCTTATTCCCCTGGAGTTAGTGATATTGCTTTTCAAGTTAATAATCTCGAAACTACTATCTCTCAAGCTTTATCCGTAGGCTGTAAAATATTAGAACCTCTTCAACAGTGTCAATTACCACAAGGAAACTTAAAATGGGCTAAAATTACGGGTTGGAATTCTCTAGAACACACTTTAATTGAAAATGCTATATCTAGTTCGCTCAATCATCAAGATATTCAATCTTTATTTTGTTACTTGTTACCAAACAACCAGAATAGTCAAGTAACTACTTCTGCCCATCCTCATTCAATCATTAATTCAAACAAATCAATTATTGCGATCGATCATGTCGTTTTAAATGTCCCTGTAGGAAAATTACGACAAGCAACCTCTTGGTACAAAACTATTTTTGGTTTCCAGATTCAGCAAACATTTAATATTAAAACCAAACGATCCGGATTGTATAGTCAAGCTTTAGTCGATCCGAGTGGTAAAGTGCAACTTAATCTCAACGAACCCACTTCAACAGACTCCCAAATTCAAGAATTTTTAGATCATCATCGAGGTGCAGGTATTCAACACATCGCCTTGCGATCGCATAATATTATCGAGACAGTAGCACAAATGCGTTTTGGAGATGTATCTTTTTTACCTATTCCTCAAACTTACTATACTCAATTACAACAGCGTTTTCAAAATGACGGAACTCTTCCTCTAACAACTCAGGAATGGGAAAAAATTAAAAATGAACAGATTTTAATTGATTGGAATCAAACAGAACCAAACTCATTATTAATGCAAATTTTTACTGAACCAATTTTTGAAAAACCTACTTTCTTTTTGGAATTAATTGAGAGGAGAAAACAAGCTAAAGGTTTCGGAGAAGGTAATTTTCAGGCATTGTTTGAAGCAGTAGAAAGAGAACAATTAAAAAAAGAAATGCGCGGATGGAAAGATGTTGAACATGGCAGATTGAAAAAAATTGTTGCAAATTCTTGA
- a CDS encoding methyltransferase domain-containing protein: MTKNLQQQIQEFYDASSGLWEEIWGEHMHHGYYGRTGNYKMDRRQAQIDLIEELLLWAGFKDADNKPQNIIDVGCGIGGSTLYLAQKFGSKATGISLSPVQVSRATARTKSAGLENQVQFQVADALEMPFADHSFDLVWSLESGEHMPDKTKFLQECYRVLQPGGKLILATWCHRETTSLAGELTAEEVKHLQEIYRVYCLPYVISLSEYRAIALECGFQNLRADDWSMAVAPFWDVVIDSAFTPQAVVGLIKAGWQTIEAALSLNLMSQGYNRGLIRFGLICATK, from the coding sequence ATGACCAAAAACCTTCAACAGCAAATTCAAGAATTTTATGATGCTTCCAGTGGCTTGTGGGAAGAAATTTGGGGCGAACATATGCATCATGGTTACTATGGTCGAACTGGTAACTATAAAATGGATCGTCGTCAGGCACAGATCGATCTGATCGAAGAATTATTGCTTTGGGCTGGTTTTAAGGATGCAGATAACAAACCCCAAAATATCATTGATGTTGGTTGTGGAATCGGGGGAAGTACTTTATATTTAGCTCAAAAATTTGGTAGCAAGGCTACGGGAATTAGTTTATCTCCTGTCCAAGTTTCTCGTGCTACAGCGAGGACAAAGTCGGCTGGGTTGGAAAATCAAGTGCAGTTTCAAGTTGCTGATGCTTTAGAGATGCCTTTTGCCGATCATAGCTTTGATTTAGTTTGGTCTTTAGAAAGTGGCGAACATATGCCTGATAAGACTAAATTTTTACAGGAATGTTACCGCGTACTACAACCAGGTGGAAAGTTGATTTTGGCAACTTGGTGTCATCGGGAGACAACTTCTTTGGCTGGAGAATTAACCGCCGAGGAAGTCAAACATCTTCAGGAAATTTATCGAGTTTATTGCTTACCCTATGTAATTTCTCTCTCGGAATATAGAGCGATCGCTCTTGAGTGTGGTTTTCAAAATCTTCGCGCCGATGATTGGTCAATGGCAGTTGCTCCTTTTTGGGATGTAGTAATTGATTCAGCCTTTACTCCTCAAGCAGTTGTAGGTTTAATTAAGGCTGGTTGGCAAACTATTGAAGCAGCATTATCTCTTAATTTAATGAGTCAAGGGTATAACAGAGGACTGATTCGCTTTGGTTTGATCTGTGCTACTAAGTAA
- the lipA gene encoding lipoyl synthase produces MTVKPDWLRVKAPQWQRVGSVKEILRDLELNTVCEEASCPNIGECFNAGTATFLIMGPACTRACPYCDIDFEKKPQALDPTEPWRLAEAVRRLRLNHVVITSVNRDDLPDGGANQFVRCITEVRQVSPHTTIEVLIPDLCGNWDALKIIIQAQPEVLNHNTETVPRLYRRTRPQGDYQRSLELLRRARELAPWLYTKSGIMVGLGETDAEVKTVMEDLRQVDCDILTIGQYLQPTQKHLGVQEFITPEQFQAWQEFGESLGFLQVVSSPLTRSSYHAEQVQQLMKLYPRK; encoded by the coding sequence GTGACGGTAAAACCAGATTGGTTGCGAGTTAAAGCACCACAATGGCAGCGTGTTGGTAGCGTTAAAGAAATTTTAAGAGATTTAGAATTAAATACGGTTTGCGAAGAAGCTTCTTGCCCTAATATTGGCGAATGTTTTAATGCGGGAACAGCCACTTTTTTAATTATGGGCCCTGCTTGTACTCGTGCTTGTCCCTATTGCGATATAGATTTTGAGAAAAAACCTCAAGCTCTCGATCCGACTGAACCCTGGCGATTAGCTGAAGCTGTTCGTCGTCTTCGGCTAAATCATGTAGTCATTACTTCGGTTAATCGGGATGACTTGCCTGATGGTGGTGCTAATCAATTTGTCCGTTGTATAACAGAAGTACGCCAAGTTTCTCCTCATACCACCATAGAAGTATTAATTCCTGACTTGTGTGGTAATTGGGATGCTCTCAAAATAATTATTCAAGCTCAACCTGAAGTTCTCAATCACAATACGGAGACTGTTCCTAGATTATATCGTCGTACCCGTCCCCAAGGAGATTATCAGCGATCGCTAGAGTTGTTAAGACGTGCGCGCGAACTTGCTCCTTGGCTTTATACTAAGTCTGGCATTATGGTAGGTTTGGGGGAAACTGATGCGGAAGTAAAAACAGTTATGGAAGATTTGCGTCAAGTCGATTGTGATATCTTGACGATTGGACAATATCTTCAACCTACTCAAAAACATTTAGGAGTACAAGAATTTATTACGCCTGAACAATTTCAAGCTTGGCAAGAATTTGGAGAGTCGCTTGGTTTTTTACAAGTGGTTTCTAGTCCTTTAACTCGTAGTTCTTATCATGCTGAACAGGTGCAGCAGTTAATGAAGCTTTATCCTCGTAAATAA